One stretch of Eggerthella lenta DSM 2243 DNA includes these proteins:
- a CDS encoding alcohol dehydrogenase has product MSVKSREKIALAVFAALIVLSLLGLGWYLVAGHSWNVAASNIDDTFGSMDGYTAIVYEGTAVPQTAAEKAAEAAKEEKAAKGAAGSASSDEKRSHELDPAADDDEGKPSEREESGREADERELPEKDAASSAVETEPDASAAAGARSNGTSAKSKPTVTVAEAQKSYEDKKATVFSLDTTDLGQYGEGIILKKGGHRFGVFSVTAPTTVRAIDKQVAYFVKYKVDFIVAITPDKAYVDDASGIDIVISTQDEDLFVMGETIDGTFYVDAPEAGKVGTILISPSNVVSAKVIEEL; this is encoded by the coding sequence ATGTCGGTCAAATCGCGCGAGAAAATAGCATTGGCGGTGTTCGCCGCCCTCATCGTGCTGAGCCTTCTGGGCTTAGGATGGTACCTGGTCGCCGGGCATTCCTGGAATGTTGCCGCGTCGAACATCGACGACACGTTCGGCAGTATGGACGGCTATACCGCCATCGTGTACGAGGGTACCGCCGTGCCGCAGACGGCAGCCGAGAAGGCGGCGGAAGCGGCGAAGGAGGAAAAGGCCGCGAAGGGGGCTGCTGGTTCGGCTTCTTCGGACGAGAAGAGGTCGCACGAGCTCGATCCTGCCGCCGATGACGACGAAGGGAAGCCATCCGAGCGCGAGGAATCCGGACGGGAAGCGGACGAGCGGGAGCTTCCCGAAAAGGATGCTGCTTCGTCGGCGGTCGAAACGGAACCGGATGCGAGCGCGGCGGCGGGAGCGCGCTCGAACGGGACGAGCGCGAAGTCCAAGCCGACCGTGACGGTGGCGGAGGCTCAGAAAAGCTACGAGGACAAGAAGGCCACCGTGTTCTCCTTGGACACGACCGATCTCGGGCAGTACGGCGAAGGCATCATCCTCAAGAAGGGCGGTCATCGCTTCGGCGTGTTCAGCGTGACCGCCCCCACCACGGTGCGCGCCATCGATAAGCAGGTTGCGTACTTCGTCAAGTACAAGGTGGACTTCATCGTGGCCATAACGCCCGACAAAGCCTACGTCGACGACGCCTCCGGCATCGACATCGTGATCTCGACTCAAGACGAGGACCTGTTCGTGATGGGCGAAACCATCGACGGCACCTTCTACGTGGACGCTCCCGAGGCGGGCAAGGTCGGCACCATCCTCATATCCCCCAGCAACGTTGTGTCGGCGAAGGTCATCGAAGAGCTGTGA
- a CDS encoding GNAT family N-acetyltransferase: MREEGSIQVAETVAGNRHVVRGIVCALAGGICWGFSGTCAQLLMNDYGAPATWITCVRMVIAAVFFLFLTAVRNWRDLVAVFRDWRSLAQIAAFAIFGVLLTQLSYLNAISYTSAGVGTTIEQVGLVLIMLYVCVRAKRLPRAREAAGLVFALGGMLIIATQGEIDQLAIPAEGLAWGLVSAVALTFYTLMPVRVLKKWGSMLVTGLAMLFGGSAASVVVQPWTMPVNLPLGGIAALVAIVIVGTLGAYMLYLQGVNDAGPVKASLLCCVEPVSAMILALAWLHTPVSGWDLAGCALIVIMIFLVTEREPKTEQAAEGEGALADAYDDPPLFAGRASVLGYYTSRPATRDDFERATALLDVGHQTFAELGIDEGRSKKYPSARRLMHSIKNGTTHVIEDAHGRMIAMFAVSFSPDKNYERPIDGAWLTDTSAEPQPYAELHWVAVDYPARRRGVGMFILDKADQIARAGGRSSIRADVYELNGPMQNLLEKHGYERCGTITIKDVFGRVKHRVGYERMLR; this comes from the coding sequence ATGCGGGAAGAGGGTTCGATTCAAGTGGCGGAAACGGTGGCGGGGAACCGTCATGTTGTGCGCGGCATCGTATGCGCGCTTGCGGGCGGCATCTGCTGGGGCTTCTCGGGCACGTGCGCCCAGCTGCTCATGAACGACTACGGCGCTCCCGCCACGTGGATCACCTGCGTGCGCATGGTCATCGCCGCCGTGTTCTTCCTGTTCCTTACCGCGGTGCGCAACTGGCGCGATCTCGTAGCGGTGTTCCGAGACTGGCGCTCGCTCGCGCAGATCGCGGCGTTCGCCATATTCGGCGTGCTGTTGACCCAGCTCAGCTACTTGAACGCCATCTCGTACACGAGTGCCGGCGTGGGCACTACCATCGAGCAGGTGGGGCTCGTGCTCATCATGCTGTACGTGTGCGTTCGCGCCAAGCGCCTGCCGCGTGCTCGCGAGGCGGCAGGCCTCGTGTTCGCGCTGGGCGGCATGCTGATCATCGCCACGCAAGGCGAGATCGACCAGCTGGCCATCCCCGCCGAGGGATTGGCCTGGGGCCTCGTGTCGGCCGTGGCTTTGACGTTCTACACCCTCATGCCCGTGCGCGTGCTGAAGAAGTGGGGCTCCATGCTGGTGACGGGCCTTGCCATGCTGTTCGGCGGATCGGCCGCCTCGGTGGTGGTGCAGCCGTGGACCATGCCTGTGAACCTGCCGCTCGGCGGCATCGCGGCGCTGGTTGCCATCGTGATCGTGGGCACCTTGGGAGCCTACATGCTGTATCTGCAGGGCGTGAACGACGCAGGCCCCGTCAAGGCGAGCCTTCTGTGCTGCGTCGAGCCCGTTTCGGCCATGATCCTCGCGCTCGCGTGGCTCCATACGCCGGTGAGCGGCTGGGACCTCGCAGGATGCGCGCTCATCGTGATCATGATCTTCCTCGTCACCGAGCGAGAGCCGAAAACGGAGCAGGCCGCCGAGGGCGAGGGCGCGCTCGCCGACGCCTACGACGACCCGCCGCTGTTCGCAGGCCGCGCTTCGGTGCTGGGCTACTACACCAGCCGTCCGGCCACGCGCGATGATTTCGAGCGTGCCACGGCGCTGCTCGACGTCGGGCATCAGACGTTCGCGGAGCTCGGCATAGACGAGGGTCGGAGCAAGAAGTACCCATCGGCGCGTCGTCTCATGCACAGCATCAAGAACGGCACGACGCACGTCATCGAGGATGCCCACGGCCGCATGATCGCGATGTTCGCCGTGTCCTTCTCGCCTGACAAGAACTACGAGCGCCCCATCGACGGCGCTTGGCTCACCGACACGTCGGCCGAACCGCAGCCCTATGCGGAGCTGCATTGGGTGGCCGTCGACTATCCGGCTCGCCGCCGCGGCGTCGGCATGTTCATCCTCGACAAGGCCGACCAGATCGCCCGTGCGGGCGGCCGGTCCAGCATTCGCGCCGACGTCTACGAGCTGAACGGGCCCATGCAGAACCTGCTTGAGAAGCACGGATACGAACGCTGCGGAACCATCACGATCAAAGACGTGTTCGGGCGTGTGAAACATCGCGTGGGCTACGAGAGAATGTTGCGTTGA
- a CDS encoding helix-turn-helix domain-containing protein, with amino-acid sequence MSDRDDSAEILDDDAEMRCAAAGSGSRALVESNLIGVGGDPAARSRAAYLAQRTSLADGLGSNGPFTVHDIYETQIASMHGVRVEAAERGRVGMLWEIDERYGQGTYWYYPLGDDLSVAIFDLQFNREVGFTCQTPDLFCFGSYGRNMVPYFGITDDPADRTLLGYAWKSQPYGQVTKADERLDVTSICMLPKGLQRLSLACHCDPLVLSRAIASLDGMQDVPGLNMVFDEMKRARPSSITAPAYYEAKVTEAAAMLLDWSLANARGAASAIRAADRSALNLTRAHIREHLDRAVPSSELCRIACMSASKLTRLFKQAEGMTPQEYARTLRMERACELLGDTDLSMAEIAARLGFARQGSFSEAFKERFGATPQEFRALRAARRSAR; translated from the coding sequence ATGAGCGATCGCGATGATTCAGCCGAAATTCTAGACGATGACGCCGAAATGAGGTGCGCGGCGGCGGGATCGGGCTCGCGCGCCCTCGTCGAGTCGAACCTGATCGGCGTCGGGGGCGACCCCGCGGCGCGCTCGCGGGCGGCCTACCTGGCGCAACGCACCTCGCTGGCGGACGGCTTGGGGTCGAACGGCCCGTTCACCGTCCACGACATCTACGAGACGCAGATCGCCTCCATGCACGGCGTGCGCGTGGAGGCCGCCGAGCGCGGGCGCGTGGGCATGCTCTGGGAGATCGACGAGCGCTACGGCCAGGGAACCTACTGGTACTACCCGCTGGGCGACGACCTGTCCGTGGCGATCTTCGACCTGCAGTTCAACCGGGAGGTAGGCTTCACCTGCCAGACGCCCGACCTGTTCTGCTTCGGGTCGTACGGCCGCAACATGGTGCCCTACTTCGGCATCACCGACGACCCCGCCGACCGGACGCTGCTGGGCTACGCGTGGAAGTCGCAGCCCTACGGGCAGGTGACGAAGGCCGACGAGCGCCTCGACGTGACGAGCATCTGCATGCTGCCGAAGGGCCTGCAGCGCCTGAGCCTGGCGTGCCACTGCGACCCGCTCGTGCTCTCCCGCGCCATCGCCTCGCTCGACGGCATGCAGGATGTGCCCGGCCTCAACATGGTGTTCGACGAGATGAAGCGGGCGCGGCCCTCGTCCATCACCGCGCCGGCCTACTACGAGGCGAAGGTCACCGAGGCCGCGGCGATGCTGCTGGACTGGTCGCTGGCCAACGCGCGCGGGGCGGCGAGCGCCATCCGCGCGGCCGACCGCAGCGCGCTCAACCTGACGCGGGCCCACATCCGCGAGCACCTGGACCGCGCCGTGCCCTCAAGCGAGCTGTGCCGCATCGCCTGCATGAGCGCGAGCAAGCTGACGAGGCTGTTCAAGCAGGCCGAGGGCATGACGCCGCAGGAGTACGCGCGCACCCTGCGCATGGAGCGCGCCTGCGAGCTCCTGGGCGACACCGACCTCAGCATGGCCGAGATCGCCGCCCGGCTGGGCTTCGCGCGCCAGGGCAGCTTCTCGGAGGCCTTCAAGGAGCGCTTCGGCGCCACCCCGCAGGAGTTCCGCGCGCTGCGGGCCGCCCGCAGGAGCGCCCGCTAG
- a CDS encoding twin-arginine translocase TatA/TatE family subunit, whose translation MKILGMGVPELLIILAVILLIFGPKNLPKLGASVGKTVKSLREGLGGGEKLVEADDEEEAVEEIVEEAAPAAAPKKTVKVAKKADKVA comes from the coding sequence ATGAAAATCTTAGGCATGGGGGTACCCGAGCTCCTTATCATCCTCGCCGTCATACTGCTCATCTTCGGCCCCAAGAACCTCCCGAAGCTCGGCGCGTCGGTGGGCAAGACCGTGAAGAGCCTGCGCGAAGGCCTCGGCGGCGGTGAGAAGCTGGTGGAAGCCGACGACGAGGAAGAGGCGGTTGAGGAAATCGTGGAGGAAGCTGCTCCCGCTGCCGCCCCCAAGAAGACCGTCAAGGTGGCCAAGAAGGCCGACAAGGTCGCATAA
- a CDS encoding DUF1848 domain-containing protein, which yields MIVSASRRTDIPRFHFDWLLGRFEEGFALVRNPAVRTRVSRVILSPDTVDCVAFWTKDPSVLLARKTELDRVCPSPYFVQFTLNAYGADVEAGLPRKARLLETFRSLADALGPDRVVWRYSPILLGGAYDIAHHMQWFEAFAARLEGSTRTCRISFLDMYPKIAGRMAALGFVGVPEEAKAALALRLAELGAAHGIEVGGCGDGALDDAGLARAGCIDAAVVERVAGVRAKRAPGGARRGACRCSPSVDIGTYDTCANGCVYCYANPGTSAAPCGAADPWRLRRYDPASPMLCDELTPDDTVEECASAKLPEAPPRLF from the coding sequence GTGATCGTCAGCGCATCGAGACGAACCGACATCCCGCGGTTTCATTTCGACTGGCTGCTCGGACGGTTCGAAGAGGGCTTCGCGCTCGTGCGCAACCCGGCGGTGCGCACTCGGGTGAGCCGTGTGATCCTGTCTCCGGACACGGTGGATTGCGTCGCGTTCTGGACGAAGGATCCTTCCGTGCTGCTCGCGCGCAAAACCGAGCTGGATCGCGTCTGCCCATCGCCCTATTTCGTGCAGTTCACGCTCAACGCCTACGGTGCCGACGTGGAGGCGGGCCTGCCCCGCAAGGCGCGGCTGCTGGAAACGTTCCGCTCGCTTGCGGACGCTCTGGGGCCCGATCGCGTGGTGTGGCGCTACAGCCCTATCCTGTTGGGAGGCGCCTACGACATCGCGCACCATATGCAGTGGTTCGAGGCGTTCGCGGCGCGGTTGGAAGGCAGCACGCGCACCTGCCGCATCAGCTTCCTCGACATGTATCCGAAGATTGCCGGTCGCATGGCGGCGCTCGGGTTCGTCGGAGTGCCGGAAGAGGCGAAGGCCGCGCTTGCGCTGCGGCTGGCCGAACTGGGCGCCGCGCACGGCATCGAGGTGGGCGGTTGCGGTGACGGGGCGCTCGACGATGCGGGGCTGGCTCGAGCAGGGTGCATCGATGCCGCTGTCGTGGAGCGCGTTGCAGGCGTACGGGCAAAACGCGCTCCGGGCGGCGCTCGGAGGGGAGCCTGCCGTTGCTCGCCGAGCGTGGACATCGGCACGTACGACACGTGCGCGAACGGCTGCGTGTACTGCTACGCCAATCCGGGGACGTCGGCCGCGCCGTGCGGGGCGGCCGATCCCTGGCGCTTGCGGCGCTACGATCCGGCTTCGCCGATGCTCTGCGACGAGCTGACTCCCGACGATACAGTGGAGGAATGCGCCTCGGCCAAGCTGCCCGAAGCGCCGCCTCGCCTGTTCTGA
- a CDS encoding helix-turn-helix transcriptional regulator, giving the protein MHLGLRADKEGRTAALRVIGGFACNEGFVFSLFYLGENRAFGDGPFAFERADLWGTLACMLIAFALLRMASPRARDALLSRPLVWCYAGLLVLGSLMPAIAGGGDHGIVLESLLVGLPAGFMLAAWGRALGRRPVGDSVPQVFLSAAVAAGVCLLAVAIAAPQAAFALKLLPLGSAFALRGLLPTRAAASEGTSQGGSLSFGDLLATKEQRDETARLSKKIIAGTVLFGLAAGFMETFGSDPGMASTPTVLASLLLLVLFCIASLQLLGVSLGKAGDPAGKTGGAVDGPLDGVYRLAVLVMMAGFLFVPVLGSFGVPGEAIVLAGYLGLTFVLVSLFLVMAKITGQDAAVSFARGFAALYAGELAGIACGNGIELLEPAGQVPYAVAAFAGLAALYAYLFLFTERDFRALSVIVRDADRFDDACRLIASEHGLSKREAEILPLALKGRTGERIAAEFFISKSTVDTHLRRIYVKTGTHGRQELIDLGERTSQDLARRG; this is encoded by the coding sequence GTGCATCTCGGCTTGCGCGCCGATAAGGAAGGCAGAACGGCGGCCTTGCGGGTGATCGGCGGTTTCGCCTGCAACGAGGGGTTCGTGTTCTCGTTGTTCTACCTTGGAGAGAACCGCGCGTTCGGGGACGGCCCGTTCGCCTTCGAGCGCGCCGACCTATGGGGCACGCTCGCGTGCATGCTGATCGCGTTCGCGCTGCTGCGGATGGCTTCGCCGCGTGCGCGCGATGCGCTGCTGTCTCGGCCGCTCGTGTGGTGCTACGCCGGGCTGCTGGTGCTGGGCTCGCTCATGCCCGCCATCGCCGGAGGGGGCGACCACGGCATCGTGCTGGAGAGCTTGCTCGTCGGCCTGCCGGCGGGTTTCATGTTGGCCGCATGGGGCCGGGCGCTCGGGCGCCGGCCGGTGGGCGATTCGGTGCCGCAGGTGTTCTTGTCCGCGGCCGTCGCGGCAGGCGTCTGCCTGCTCGCGGTCGCGATCGCCGCGCCCCAGGCGGCGTTCGCCCTCAAGCTGCTTCCGCTGGGAAGCGCTTTCGCGCTGCGCGGGCTGCTGCCGACGCGCGCCGCCGCAAGCGAGGGGACGTCCCAGGGAGGCTCCTTGTCCTTCGGCGACCTCTTGGCGACGAAGGAGCAGCGTGACGAGACGGCGCGGCTTTCGAAGAAGATCATCGCCGGTACCGTGTTGTTCGGCCTGGCCGCAGGCTTCATGGAGACGTTCGGCTCCGATCCCGGCATGGCTTCCACGCCCACGGTGCTGGCCAGCTTGCTGCTGCTCGTGCTGTTCTGCATCGCATCGCTGCAGCTTCTGGGCGTGAGCCTCGGCAAGGCAGGGGATCCGGCGGGCAAGACGGGCGGCGCCGTGGACGGGCCGCTCGACGGGGTGTACCGGTTGGCCGTTCTGGTGATGATGGCGGGTTTTCTGTTCGTGCCCGTGTTGGGCTCGTTCGGCGTTCCGGGCGAGGCCATCGTGCTGGCGGGCTATCTGGGGCTCACCTTCGTGCTGGTGTCGCTGTTCCTCGTCATGGCGAAGATCACGGGGCAGGATGCCGCCGTTTCGTTCGCGCGCGGGTTCGCCGCGCTGTACGCGGGCGAGCTGGCGGGCATCGCCTGCGGCAACGGCATCGAGCTTTTGGAGCCGGCCGGGCAGGTGCCCTACGCCGTCGCCGCGTTCGCGGGCCTGGCCGCGTTGTACGCGTACCTCTTCCTGTTCACCGAGCGGGATTTCCGCGCCCTGTCGGTCATCGTGCGCGATGCCGACCGCTTCGACGACGCATGCCGTCTCATCGCCTCGGAGCACGGGTTGTCGAAGCGCGAAGCCGAGATCCTTCCGTTGGCGCTCAAGGGGCGCACGGGGGAGCGCATCGCCGCGGAGTTCTTCATCTCGAAGAGCACGGTGGACACGCACCTGCGGCGCATCTACGTCAAGACGGGAACGCACGGCCGCCAGGAGCTCATCGATTTGGGCGAGCGGACGTCGCAGGATCTGGCACGACGCGGCTGA
- a CDS encoding GNAT family N-acetyltransferase, whose amino-acid sequence MGQTVASGSGQGGGTAASGNHVVRGIVFAALGGICWGFSGTCAQLMTSGFGVPVSWITCVRLLLAAVIFLVVCGVREPRNLLAALRDVRSLGRIAAFALLGVLLTQVSYLSAISYTNAGTGTVLERLGLIVIMVYVCLRMRRLPRIREAAGLVLAIGGTVLIATKGNLGSLAIPAEGLFWGIISAFALAFYTLLPGKVLEKWGSFIVTGLAMLIGGAVATVVVQPWTIPVEVSPELAGVMFAMIIVGTFAAYLFYLQGITDAGPVRAGLVGCVEPVSATVISAVWLGTPVGVVDVVGCAMIIGMVFLVTEREEGSGGAASYDGAAYDLPPFQGRATELGYYKARRATRDDFERAKALLEDGHRAMASLGIREGLKKYPSARRLMRSIDAGKTYVVVASSSGSRTDGSSADEGRIIGMFALNPQGDPAYAHMTGAKWATEPSSPDNPAYSALHWVTVASDARRRGVGGYILGTAERIAKGDGKVSICCDIYEDNVPMRELLLSYGYQFCGNVEIRSRFGRVKHRAVFERVL is encoded by the coding sequence GTGGGTCAGACGGTCGCATCGGGCTCCGGGCAGGGCGGCGGTACCGCCGCATCGGGCAACCACGTGGTCCGCGGCATCGTCTTCGCGGCTCTCGGCGGCATCTGCTGGGGCTTCTCGGGCACGTGCGCCCAGCTCATGACCAGCGGTTTCGGCGTTCCCGTTTCCTGGATCACCTGCGTGCGCCTGCTGCTGGCCGCGGTCATCTTCCTCGTGGTGTGCGGCGTGCGGGAGCCGCGCAACCTGCTGGCCGCTCTGCGCGACGTGCGCTCGCTCGGGCGCATCGCGGCGTTCGCCTTGCTGGGCGTGCTTCTGACCCAGGTGAGCTACCTGTCGGCTATCTCCTACACGAACGCGGGCACCGGCACCGTGCTGGAGCGCCTCGGCCTCATCGTCATCATGGTGTACGTGTGCCTGCGCATGCGGCGCCTGCCGCGCATCCGCGAGGCCGCCGGCCTCGTGCTCGCCATCGGCGGCACCGTCCTCATCGCCACGAAGGGCAACCTCGGTTCGTTGGCCATTCCTGCGGAAGGCCTGTTCTGGGGCATCATCTCGGCGTTCGCGTTGGCGTTCTACACGCTGCTTCCCGGCAAGGTGCTGGAGAAGTGGGGCAGCTTCATCGTGACGGGCCTCGCCATGCTCATCGGCGGCGCGGTGGCCACCGTCGTCGTGCAGCCCTGGACCATCCCCGTCGAGGTTTCGCCCGAGCTTGCCGGGGTCATGTTCGCCATGATCATCGTGGGCACGTTCGCCGCCTACCTGTTCTACCTCCAGGGCATCACCGACGCCGGCCCTGTGCGCGCGGGTCTCGTCGGCTGCGTCGAGCCGGTGTCGGCCACGGTCATCTCGGCGGTGTGGCTGGGCACGCCGGTGGGCGTCGTCGACGTCGTCGGTTGCGCCATGATCATCGGCATGGTGTTCCTCGTCACCGAGCGCGAAGAGGGCTCCGGCGGCGCGGCCTCGTACGACGGGGCGGCATACGACCTTCCGCCGTTCCAAGGGCGCGCCACCGAGCTGGGCTACTACAAGGCGCGCCGTGCCACGCGCGACGACTTCGAACGCGCGAAGGCGTTGCTGGAGGACGGTCATCGCGCCATGGCCTCGCTCGGCATAAGGGAGGGTCTCAAGAAGTACCCGTCCGCGCGCCGTCTCATGCGTTCTATCGACGCGGGGAAGACCTATGTCGTGGTTGCGTCCTCGAGCGGTTCGAGGACGGATGGCTCCTCGGCCGACGAAGGCCGCATCATCGGCATGTTCGCGCTCAATCCTCAAGGCGATCCCGCCTATGCGCACATGACGGGTGCGAAGTGGGCCACGGAGCCCTCCTCGCCCGACAACCCCGCCTACTCGGCGCTGCATTGGGTGACCGTGGCGTCCGATGCGCGAAGACGCGGCGTGGGCGGTTACATCCTGGGAACCGCCGAGCGCATCGCCAAGGGCGACGGGAAGGTCAGCATCTGCTGCGACATCTACGAGGACAACGTCCCCATGCGCGAGCTGCTGCTGTCGTACGGCTATCAGTTCTGCGGCAACGTGGAGATCCGCTCCCGCTTCGGCCGCGTCAAACACCGAGCCGTGTTCGAACGCGTCTTGTAG
- a CDS encoding GNAT family N-acetyltransferase, giving the protein MQFRRTCACDIDRIMSILADGRASLAALGIDQWQGGYPHRAVIEDDTARGDSYVVEADDRIVATAMIGFSGERDYDRIEEGSWLTSCTSERPCYGVVHRVAVASDGKNRGAATFLLARAEELARANGSASVRIDTHPGNAPMRKLLAKAGYEQCGIIYIAHAEGGTPERIAYERLV; this is encoded by the coding sequence GTGCAATTTCGCAGAACCTGCGCATGCGACATCGATCGCATCATGAGCATCCTCGCCGACGGCCGCGCCTCGCTCGCAGCGCTCGGCATCGACCAATGGCAGGGCGGCTACCCGCATCGCGCCGTCATCGAGGACGATACAGCTCGCGGCGACTCCTACGTGGTGGAGGCCGACGACCGCATCGTTGCCACCGCTATGATCGGCTTCTCGGGCGAGCGCGACTACGATCGCATCGAAGAGGGCTCGTGGCTCACTTCCTGCACGTCCGAGCGTCCGTGCTACGGCGTGGTGCACCGAGTGGCCGTGGCTTCCGACGGGAAGAATCGCGGCGCCGCGACGTTTCTGCTGGCTCGCGCCGAAGAGCTGGCGCGCGCGAACGGAAGCGCCAGCGTCCGCATCGACACGCACCCCGGAAACGCGCCTATGAGGAAGCTGCTGGCGAAAGCCGGCTATGAGCAGTGCGGCATCATCTACATCGCCCATGCCGAAGGGGGGACGCCCGAGCGCATCGCTTACGAGCGGCTCGTGTAG
- a CDS encoding NAD(P)/FAD-dependent oxidoreductase — translation MRTIDTDVVIVGAGPAGIFCALSLLERGFTGRIVMVDKGLAVEDRVCPKQAGAPCANCEPCRITTGFSGAGAFSDGKLSLSADVGGDLPDLIGRDEAQDAIGEVDGVYLGFGADVRVEGAERKPEVDEIRRRAIKAGLKLVDCPLRHLGTERARDLYARIERHLREAGVDLLFRTECTQVLIEGERCRGVAVAGPDGACEIRARRTVVATGRRGADWLERMCREHAIAHAPGPVDIGVRVEVRNEVMETVNDVLYESKLIGYPRPFKNKVRTFCQNPGGFVSQENYDGGLAVVNGHSYKERKSPNTNLAILCSQNFSHPFDQPIAYAQKVGELTNMLGDGRILVQRLGDIFDGKRTWEKELVRSNVAPTLDDAVAGDITAAMPYRAMTNILNFMLAVDEVVPGFAAQETLLYSPELKFYSNRVKMDERFLTSVCDLMCLGDSSGWTRGLMMASVMGWLAGRVVAEEL, via the coding sequence ATGCGAACCATCGACACCGACGTGGTCATCGTGGGGGCGGGCCCCGCCGGTATTTTCTGCGCGCTCTCCCTTTTGGAGCGGGGCTTCACGGGGCGCATCGTCATGGTGGACAAAGGCTTGGCGGTGGAGGATCGCGTATGCCCGAAGCAGGCGGGCGCGCCATGCGCGAACTGCGAACCCTGCCGTATCACGACGGGGTTCTCGGGCGCGGGAGCGTTCTCGGACGGAAAGCTGTCGCTGTCGGCCGACGTAGGCGGCGACCTGCCCGACCTCATCGGGCGTGATGAGGCGCAGGACGCCATCGGGGAAGTGGACGGCGTGTACCTGGGCTTCGGCGCCGACGTGCGCGTGGAGGGCGCAGAACGCAAACCGGAGGTGGACGAGATCCGCCGCCGCGCTATCAAAGCGGGTCTCAAGTTGGTAGATTGCCCGCTGCGCCATCTCGGCACCGAGCGCGCCCGCGATCTGTACGCGCGTATCGAGCGCCACCTGCGCGAGGCGGGCGTAGACCTGCTCTTCCGCACGGAATGCACCCAGGTGCTCATCGAGGGAGAGCGGTGCCGAGGCGTGGCCGTCGCCGGCCCGGACGGCGCGTGCGAGATCCGCGCTCGGCGTACCGTGGTGGCCACGGGCCGGCGCGGCGCCGACTGGCTCGAGCGCATGTGCCGCGAGCATGCGATAGCGCACGCACCCGGTCCTGTGGACATCGGCGTGCGCGTGGAAGTGCGAAACGAGGTTATGGAGACGGTGAACGACGTGCTGTACGAGAGCAAGCTCATCGGTTATCCGCGCCCGTTCAAGAACAAGGTGCGGACGTTCTGCCAGAACCCCGGCGGCTTCGTCAGCCAGGAGAACTATGACGGCGGTCTCGCCGTGGTGAACGGCCATTCCTACAAGGAGCGCAAGTCGCCGAACACGAACCTCGCCATCCTGTGCTCGCAGAATTTCTCGCACCCCTTCGACCAGCCCATCGCCTATGCCCAGAAGGTGGGCGAGCTCACGAACATGTTGGGCGACGGACGCATCCTCGTGCAGCGCTTGGGTGATATCTTCGACGGCAAGCGCACGTGGGAGAAGGAGCTCGTGCGCTCGAACGTGGCACCCACGCTGGACGATGCGGTGGCGGGCGACATCACGGCGGCCATGCCGTACCGCGCCATGACCAACATCCTCAATTTCATGCTGGCCGTCGACGAGGTGGTGCCGGGGTTCGCAGCGCAGGAGACGCTTCTGTACTCTCCCGAGCTCAAGTTCTACAGCAACCGCGTCAAGATGGACGAACGCTTCCTGACGAGCGTATGCGACCTTATGTGCCTCGGCGATTCCAGCGGATGGACGCGCGGGCTCATGATGGCCAGCGTCATGGGCTGGCTAGCAGGGCGTGTCGTGGCAGAGGAGCTGTGA